The window TCTGTTAGCCAAAGTGTTCACTTAAACTCTCAATTGGATTGAAATTCCAATTCAACCAAAATTACccatttaattaaaaatatacaTGCCTCATATTATAACCAGCCCCGACCCAAAAAATAATTTGACCCcacccaaatatacccctctacgcATTCTTTCTATTAGATAGAAACAACTATCAGCTCCCCACTTAAACGCCTCTTAACACCCATAAATCCCTCCATTAACATCACATGCAATATCACTCTTGTTCTGTTTAAATCAAGCCATTGGATCCTACTACAAAATTGACGCCAAAAGAATATAAAATGTTAATCCAGATACTCACAAATAAATCCTACACATGCACAATGTACAACTGGTAAACCGTAGCTTTAGATTTCATTAATCAATAAGAACTAACAGAAATTAAACGTATCACTGAAACAAATCTCACCAAATAAGATGTATTCTAATTAAATCCATTTACTAAAACCTAAATAGAAACTAAACCCAAACGCAATTcacaacaattaaaaaaaaaaaaagatttagatTAGAAAGAATgcatagaggggtatatttgggtgGGGTCAAATTATTTTTTGGGTCGGGGCGGGTTATAGTATGAGGCAtgaatatttttaattaaatggGTAATTTGGCTGAATTGGGTATTTCCATCTACTTAAGGGTATAAGTGAACACTCTGGCTAACGGTGGGGTATATTTAATCACTTTGGCTAACAGAGGGCAAAGTTaaccaataaactaaagtagaagggtatatttgaccctttttctatTTTAAATGAACCAGACAACCCACTAAAAAAATAAATTgccacgtggctttaaaaaactAAGTCTACTCAAAATAAATAGATAGACCTAGTTTTTTAAAAGCAACGtgaaattttttaattaaaaaataagctaaataatttatttttttaaatcgtCAGCGAAAAGGGCATATTTGCACCATTTATGTGACGGCAGGAAGCATAAGATTAACACCATCATAACTACGAATTTTAGCAATAAGACATACTCCATCCGTCTTAAATTATCTGACGGGAGAATATATGCATCACTTTTTAGCGAAGTGCATACctgctctaaatcacaaagttgtGATATACCTTTGCCCTAGTAAAAATGATCTCTAAGCCCTTCTCCCAAAGGATTTGGGCATAGAGAATCCAGTAGATCTTTCCAGTGTCCCCATTCATTTGCACCTATCTCCTTATTAGATAGGGCAATTGCCATTTGTGATTGTTGATTAACCTCCTCCCCTCCTCTTTCATTTGCTGAACTGAgtttttcggttttttttttttcggaataatcttgatacaaaacatatacattttTACTTCAAATACTTTTTTAGTCCTAGTAAAATATAACTAtacaattaaggtgtttcttaagaaaataacacaaaatgtgagaagagtgatgacattgtattaaaatattcaactaAAGATAAGAAAAtcgattaaaataaatattgctaattaattagccctaaagaaaatgaccataatctaaaaatactaagtcatgctaaaataagtacagcTAACAAGTATTagttacatgacaaagaaaaaaaacttaagttatgtatttttactctctaaaCCAAATAttcaaaactaaagaatagatattcaATATTATTGTCATTCTTAGTAGTagattgaatttcttttgttagcattagtgttgagttgattTTCGTTTGGACTtcatttgagttactaacatgcataggatataaaacttattgacatttaaaattctaagttcaagcttgaataatatgataatacataaaaaattacgaaaaagtttaagaaatattttaaaaattgaatacatgtaatgtcgggttggtttagTTCGGTTtgagctaaaaccaaaccaaaccaattatggtagtttcttttttcaacaccaaaccaagtcaaaccaaaccactagtcgggtttttttctcggtttatcgctttggtgcgatttgtcggtttactttgtacacccctaattaCATTTACACCATCCCTCTTTAGGAAATTTCCACAATACCTGTTTGATCTTAACTTCGGGGGTATAGGCTGCCGACATTGCTACCAGATCATTCCATTTATAGGGTGCATACCTAAAGTTGTTTTTCTTAACTTCGAGAATTGCACAATGGTATGCATGATCTGGTAGATAAGCTTAACATGACATCTTTCCTCCATGTTTAGTTGCATTCCTCCTCTTCCATAATTCTCATAGAATGATTGTTGGAATAGCTCTAAAGATGTACCTTACATGAGGGTTCACAGCAGCTTCCCACCAAAGATTAATAACATGAATAATGTGCGATTCTTGTATGTTTAAACCCACTGGTCCACTGAATTGTTTCCATATAAATTGAGTTGCTGATGATTTTAGAAAAATATGTGGAAAGTTTTCAATCTCTGGGGGTTGGCAGCAATGAAATTTTGGGGAACTGAAAACCCATTTCTTCACCACATCATCTAGGGGGACTTtgaatttccagaacctccataGGAAGAATGATATTTTAATAGGGAGCCATTTTATGCACATGTTTTTGTATAGAGGACTAGTCTCCTTTCTTTGTCTCAGCAGAGCCAACTCTGAACTTGCGCGAAAACTTAAGTATATTTTGTTAAAATCTTTCCTGATATTGTGTCCTAATATTTTAGGAATTTAAATCAATTAAGTCTCTTTTGCAAACTACTTATTTTACTTGCGGGAAAACTCAATCTTTTTTCTTCATAAACGCTCTTCAGCATGTCCTCCCTCTCCAATGACCTAAAATCTTTTTCTCTTGAATTGGTTAGTTTAAATTTTTTTACCagcatataaaatattattttgttGAATTCATACCACTATTCTTGTTTTTATGACTTGCTTATCAAGAATTCATAATATTTTGTTACCACACATCATGATTGATTCAATGTAAGTGTAAAGAAACTTCATAAACATGTTTTGTTGAATTAGGTAGTAACAGTGCGGCGAAGTCGCCAAAGAATGTTTGTAAATACCAATATTATTACTCAATTAATCATCTATTGAGTAATGTACGTGCAACGCACATGTCGAAAATTATAACTTAGAGcaaataaattttataaaatcaatTTACTCTGGTCAATTCCATaggttgttaaaaaaaaaaaaacttaaggaattaagCATTACTTGTTGAAAGACTAACTGAAACAAAAATTCTTTAGGAATACAAAATCGTATACGTGTCATCAAGACATCAACTATATGTGTCAAAGTACTTGGAAGGCCCATTCCGCGCCTCTTTCTCTTATTACAGTTTCTTCCATTGAAAGTGAAAATTAATTTCAATATTAAAATGTGAGTTAAAATTTGTGGAATATTTAAAAAGGttttcaaaataaataaaatataacatgcgaaatttaaaaaaaaaaaaaagaaaaaaaaaaagtacagtgGGGTCAGAATGTTGCCTTGTTTCATCAACTAAATGTGTGTCAAGTAGTACTTGGGAAGTGCCATTTCGCGCCTCTTTCTTTTATTGTCACAGTTTCTTCTCCATTTAatttaaagtgaaaaaaaaactCTCTCAATCTCAATTACAATTCTCACTTCTCACTTCTATGTATGTATAGATTTGTTTTTGATATTATCATACTTTTATGTTATAGCTACATTTGTTTATTCAGATAAAAATACACATAGATCATTTGAATTGGTAGCTAAAATACTTTATTGTCGAGCAAGTAAATTGTTCATTATTTGTTGCATTTTGaagtatatatttagaaactGAATGAGAGAAATACTGTATGTACGTGTAAATTCGTTTTATTTTTACTCGTCAATTTTTACTCCTTTAGCCGTGGATtttgaagttgaaacttgaaatttgaaattttgagtttttgaagttgtgatttttaaaacttgaagttgtgtttggatgtgcattttacttggaaaaatttgaagttttgttaCTGGAAGCAAAATTTCTCCCAAAAACTGgacttgaaaatattttgaagataaattttcaaaatctatggccaaacgctagcttAGTCTTTGTGCAAGTATTTCTGGTTCATTTTAGGGTTTAGCTTGTCTGATGTTAATACATATGTTGTCTCAAATGCATGTAGCTGTTGCTGTGAATTTGGACATTATTTGTTGAACTTTTGAAGTATAATACAGTACTACATTTTGAAACTGAATGAAAAGTACTGTAGATCAACACATTTTCATAGTTAAAAATGGTGTATGGAGTTAATTTTTTGTTATTAAGTTTTCTGGGTAGCTGAGTGTTGGTGAACCGGAAAACTCTAGAAGTTGGTCATAGAAGTTGACActtgaaaatttgagtttttgaaattgtgtttgaacatgcattttacttggaaaataattgaagttttgtgagtggaaGTGAATTTTCTCCATAAACTGGTCTGAGCCAGTCTTTGAAACTTGAAAGTATTTTacagataaattttcaaaatctgatcAAATTTCTTGGCCAAACATatatttgaagataaattttcaaaatttgatcCAAAATTTTTTGGCCGAAAGCTAGCTTAAGAGTTCCTAATGTGAGTGGCTTAGAGTGCTGAATTGCTAATTTGCTTTCACCTGCACATATTGTCATCCTACTATTGTATGATGTTTTCATGGCTAAAGGTGTCAAATGAGCAGGTTGGGCCAATTTAGATGGGTTAAAATGGGCAAGTCAATGAACGGGTCATGATATAACATATTCTtctttatattttccttttctctTCTTGGCATATTTGAAAAAATAGGAAGAGATGATTGTGCCTTGAGACATATAGTGCCATACTTGAGGTCTTAAGTAGACATTTAATTCTCCTTTGGATAAATAAATACACTGTTTGTACTTATTGTATTGGGTGTTTAATTCCTGTGCTTTGTCTAGCTTGATCACAGTAGCTCTGTTTTTCTTTTACAGTTTATCATGATTTAGTTTTGTACATATGAATTTTTCAGGATGGGACCAGGGAGAAGAACACATACCTTCAGACCTAGTAATTCAGCACCTTCATCACCATACCAGGGAAAAAATGCTCGAGTTTTTAGAAATTTGCCGAGAGATCAACTTGGCGGTGTTATATTTGGCTGCAGGAATACTACAATAAGAGAATGTCTCGAAACTCAACTATTTGGTCAGTTATTCTGCTCTAATATATTGcccttttaaaataaaaaaattaggaTAATTAGGTGTTGAGGCATATATATGTTTGAGAACTTAGTTTTAAATGTCTTTTTACTATCATGATTCATGTGAGTCAGTTATTACTTTCTTTACATGTTTCCATTTGTCGCACTTTACTCAATTATATACATTTTAAAATCTTTGACAGGCTTACCTAGTCAACACATTTCATATGTGAAAAATGTAAATCCTGGTTTGCCACTGTTCTTGTTCAACTATAGCGATAGGAAGCTCCATGGAATCTTTGAGGCTGCAAGCTCTGGTCAAATGCAAATCGATCCATATGCTTGGACATCAGATAACCCTGGAAGAACAGGATATCCTGCACAGGTTTTATATCATTGTTTTCTTTTTGGCTTTATCTACTTGTGTTGATGCGTGTCGGGTTATATCCCAGTAAAGATTCTTCTACTGAAAATTTGTTGTTTGTTTTGAAGGTTCAGATACGTGTCCGTCTGTATTGTCAACCACTGTTAGAAGATCAGTTTAAACCAATAATTTTGGATAACTATTACAGTCTGCATCATTTCTTGTTTGAGCTAGATCATGCTCAATCTAGTAAATTGATCTCCAAACTCTCATCTCTTGCATTTGCTCCAAGTAGCATATCACATAATCCAGCATATCGGAGAAGTATAGTCCAACGTCTACCTGCAAATGACGAGGTTGCAGATAACGGATCTTTTGAGCCACAAGACTGGGAATATAAACCATCCAGTTCCATTGATGTGAACAGGAAGTTGGGTGCTGGAGACATTTCTCGTTGGTCAGATGATAGAGAACTGCAGCCTGAGGCACCACTTCATAGTCAAGCCGCATCAGATGCGAAGGATTTTATATACATGAAACTTAAAGAATTAGCTCTTGCACGTGCACGCTCAGGGTCCCCCACAAATGGGCATGCAGAAGAAAGCACCAATGCGGCGCtaagtaatgataatgatgtaagCATTGGCCAAACAGCTTTTCTGGAACCACAGCCTCCTGAAGAAGAGAAGAATAAAGAAGGCTCTTGTGACTTGTCTGGCTATCCTTCTTTTATAACTCAGGTAAATCATCTTCTTGTAATATGTGCCGATTTTCGTCAATCATGACAGCCTTTCTGCTCTACATATTTTTATATGACTTCATTATCTCTGTTTTTGCAGCTGGTTATGAAAGAACTGAAAGATTTTAGGGAAGAGCAAACCCAAAAAATGAGTGGCCTGGAGCAAAAGCTGGGAAAAATTAGTAGCTTGGAGCAAGAGCTGGTAAACCTTATCTCTTTATAATCTTGGTCTTGTGGGGACATATCTACTCTATGCTAAAATCACTTCCTCGTCGGTCTATGGTAGAGAATTTCTCTATATTAGATATCTTGGAagaatggcaaaaaaaaaaaaaaaaatcttctttgttttgtttatgttgtggggGCGGAGTGTGTTGGAATAAGAGCTGCAAGCAACAAAAATCTTTTATGCCAAAAGAATCCATATGTGATATAAGGGAATTTGTAACAAAATCAGGACTGTCAGAGCTTATTAGTAGTTAGTCATCCCAATATGATAAACAAATTCAGAAAGGAGCCTAACATTCTGTTTCTTCTTTCAAAGTAGATGAAATCATGATAATAAGCCATAGCAGTGGGTGACTTCAAGATttaatatcatataccatacaaATGCTACTATGATTTGTAAAAGAGGAAATAATAAGATTATTATCGTATCATTTCGGATAAGTAACTACCAATGGGAAAATGTTATTGAACATTAGTTTCAAGTACTGTACAAAGTAGGGGAATGTGTTATGTGGGAAACAGGGATGAAAATTAATTTGGCTAAATAAGATGCTATAAAAGTAGCCAGATATTTGGTAAATAATGGACGAACAACAGTACATGCTTGACTGTTTTAGATGGTATAGTGACAGAGCTTGAGTAGCCTAATTCAAGGGTCTGTTAGTGCAAAGAGGGATAGAAAGAAAATGCTACATGAGTACTACAGTCGGGAATGCATGTGTGGTTcattgattttatttttttgaaggaGGGCGCTATAATTTTGACACAACAAACTAATGGAAATTGAATATTCATAGGAAAGACTATCCGCTTTATCTGGGGAGAGGCCTGATCCATGTGGAGGTGGCTTTTCTAAACATTCTCTTTTTGTTCAGGGAGGAGAGTATTATTATGAATTTACATCTTATATAGTAAAGAAAGCGTCTAGCTCATATAAAGATCCATGATTAAAAGACTCTTTTTGGTGTCGGGAAAATGGAATGTTCGCGAGGAATCTGTGCAATCTGTTAGAAGAGTGATTATTCAATATATTTTCGGAGACTCTTCAGGATGTTGATAGGTACAAGTTTGCTTTTGCAAGTATTGTTTCTTATTGTTCAGGGGAATATTACTTTAATTTATATCCTACTTG is drawn from Lycium barbarum isolate Lr01 chromosome 8, ASM1917538v2, whole genome shotgun sequence and contains these coding sequences:
- the LOC132606762 gene encoding uncharacterized protein LOC132606762 isoform X3, whose amino-acid sequence is MMGPGRRTHTFRPSNSAPSSPYQGKNARVFRNLPRDQLGGVIFGCRNTTIRECLETQLFGLPSQHISYVKNVNPGLPLFLFNYSDRKLHGIFEAASSGQMQIDPYAWTSDNPGRTGYPAQVQIRVRLYCQPLLEDQFKPIILDNYYSLHHFLFELDHAQSSKLISKLSSLAFAPSSISHNPAYRRSIVQRLPANDEVADNGSFEPQDWEYKPSSSIDVNRKLGAGDISRWSDDRELQPEAPLHSQAASDAKDFIYMKLKELALARARSGSPTNGHAEESTNAALSNDNDVSIGQTAFLEPQPPEEEKNKEGSCDLSGYPSFITQLVMKELKDFREEQTQKMSGLEQKLGKISSLEQELADAKEEIELLKRRCLMLESTSSSRTHDSEDVVESDDIVNDESIILAGGYDGDSWLSALDLYSPLNDVLKSLQPMNSVRSYFAIANLSGELYVFGGGSGSLWYNTVESYNPANNKWTVHPCLNGKKGNLSGALLKDKIFAIGGGTDIECFSEVEMYDPQVGRWISTQSMSQKRFALAAAELDGALYAVGGYDGSNYLATAERFDPREHAWAKIESMSTKRGSHALVPLRGKLYALGGYDGSQHVPSIEIYDPRLGTWIIGEPMNYPRGYSAAAVLKESIYVIGGVQSDEMLDMIERYKEGEGWQTTNSRAVGKRYELTGRRLRSLGSARTSLLVSPISFGV
- the LOC132606762 gene encoding uncharacterized protein LOC132606762 isoform X6 encodes the protein MPVRMGPGRRTHTFRPSNSAPSSPYQGKNARVFRNLPRDQLGGVIFGCRNTTIRECLETQLFGLPSQHISYVKNVNPGLPLFLFNYSDRKLHGIFEAASSGQMQIDPYAWTSDNPGRTGYPAQVQIRVRLYCQPLLEDQFKPIILDNYYSLHHFLFELDHAQSSKLISKLSSLAFAPSSISHNPAYRRSIVQRLPANDEVADNGSFEPQDWEYKPSSSIDVNRKLGAGDISRWSDDRELQPEAPLHSQAASDAKDFIYMKLKELALARARSGSPTNGHAEESTNAALSNDNDVSIGQTAFLEPQPPEEEKNKEGSCDLSGYPSFITQLVMKELKDFREEQTQKMSGLEQKLGKISSLEQELADAKEEIELLKRRCLMLESTSSSRTHDSEDVVESDDIVNDESIILAGGYDGDSWLSALDLYSPLNDVLKSLQPMNSVRSYFAIANLSGELYVFGGGSGSLWYNTVESYNPANNKWTVHPCLNGKKGNLSGALLKDKIFAIGGGTDIECFSEVEMYDPQVGRWISTQSMSQKRFALAAAELDGALYAVGGYDGSNYLAYALGGYDGSQHVPSIEIYDPRLGTWIIGEPMNYPRGYSAAAVLKESIYVIGGVQSDEMLDMIERYKEGEGWQTTNSRAVGKRYELTGRRLRSLGSARTSLLVSPISFGV
- the LOC132606762 gene encoding uncharacterized protein LOC132606762 isoform X1, whose amino-acid sequence is MPVRMGPGRRTHTFRPSNSAPSSPYQGKNARVFRNLPRDQLGGVIFGCRNTTIRECLETQLFGLPSQHISYVKNVNPGLPLFLFNYSDRKLHGIFEAASSGQMQIDPYAWTSDNPGRTGYPAQVQIRVRLYCQPLLEDQFKPIILDNYYSLHHFLFELDHAQSSKLISKLSSLAFAPSSISHNPAYRRSIVQRLPANDEVADNGSFEPQDWEYKPSSSIDVNRKLGAGDISRWSDDRELQPEAPLHSQAASDAKDFIYMKLKELALARARSGSPTNGHAEESTNAALSNDNDVSIGQTAFLEPQPPEEEKNKEGSCDLSGYPSFITQLVMKELKDFREEQTQKMSGLEQKLGKISSLEQELADAKEEIELLKRRCLMLESTSSSRTHDSEDVVESDDIVNDESIILAGGYDGDSWLSALDLYSPLNDVLKSLQPMNSVRSYFAIANLSGELYVFGGGSGSLWYNTVESYNPANNKWTVHPCLNGKKGNLSGALLKDKIFAIGGGTDIECFSEVEMYDPQVGRWISTQSMSQKRFALAAAELDGALYAVGGYDGSNYLATAERFDPREHAWAKIESMSTKRGSHALVPLRGKLYALGGYDGSQHVPSIEIYDPRLGTWIIGEPMNYPRGYSAAAVLKESIYVIGGVQSDEMLDMIERYKEGEGWQTTNSRAVGKRYELTGRRLRSLGSARTSLLVSPISFGV
- the LOC132606762 gene encoding uncharacterized protein LOC132606762 isoform X5, with amino-acid sequence MPVRMGPGRRTHTFRPSNSAPSSPYQGKNARVFRNLPRDQLGGVIFGCRNTTIRECLETQLFGLPSQHISYVKNVNPGLPLFLFNYSDRKLHGIFEAASSGQMQIDPYAWTSDNPGRTGYPAQVQIRVRLYCQPLLEDQFKPIILDNYYSLHHFLFELDHAQSSKLISKLSSLAFAPSSISHNPAYRRSIVQRLPANDEVADNGSFEPQDWEYKPSSSIDVNRKLGAGDISRWSDDRELQPEAPLHSQAASDAKDFIYMKLKELALARARSGSPTNGHAEESTNAALSNDNDVSIGQTAFLEPQPPEEEKNKEGSCDLSGYPSFITQLVMKELKDFREEQTQKMSGLEQKLGKISSLEQELADAKEEIELLKRRCLMLESTSSSRTHDSEDVVESDDIVNDESIILAGGYDGDSWLSALDLYSPLNDVLKSLQPMNSVRSYFAIANLSGELYVFGGGSGSLWYNTVESYNPANNKWTVHPCLNGKKGNLSGALLKDKIFAIGGGTDIECFSEVEMYDPQVGRWISTQSMSQKRFALAAAELDGALYAVGGYDGSNYLATAERFDPREHAWAKIESMSTKRGSHALVPLRGKLYALGGYDGSQHVPSIEIYDPRLGTWIIGEPMNYPRGYSAAAVLKESIYVIGGVQSDEMLDMIERYKEGEGWQTTNSRAVGKRLKLKGLKDIVIRSKAGS
- the LOC132606762 gene encoding uncharacterized protein LOC132606762 isoform X2 produces the protein MSVRMGPGRRTHTFRPSNSAPSSPYQGKNARVFRNLPRDQLGGVIFGCRNTTIRECLETQLFGLPSQHISYVKNVNPGLPLFLFNYSDRKLHGIFEAASSGQMQIDPYAWTSDNPGRTGYPAQVQIRVRLYCQPLLEDQFKPIILDNYYSLHHFLFELDHAQSSKLISKLSSLAFAPSSISHNPAYRRSIVQRLPANDEVADNGSFEPQDWEYKPSSSIDVNRKLGAGDISRWSDDRELQPEAPLHSQAASDAKDFIYMKLKELALARARSGSPTNGHAEESTNAALSNDNDVSIGQTAFLEPQPPEEEKNKEGSCDLSGYPSFITQLVMKELKDFREEQTQKMSGLEQKLGKISSLEQELADAKEEIELLKRRCLMLESTSSSRTHDSEDVVESDDIVNDESIILAGGYDGDSWLSALDLYSPLNDVLKSLQPMNSVRSYFAIANLSGELYVFGGGSGSLWYNTVESYNPANNKWTVHPCLNGKKGNLSGALLKDKIFAIGGGTDIECFSEVEMYDPQVGRWISTQSMSQKRFALAAAELDGALYAVGGYDGSNYLATAERFDPREHAWAKIESMSTKRGSHALVPLRGKLYALGGYDGSQHVPSIEIYDPRLGTWIIGEPMNYPRGYSAAAVLKESIYVIGGVQSDEMLDMIERYKEGEGWQTTNSRAVGKRYELTGRRLRSLGSARTSLLVSPISFGV
- the LOC132606762 gene encoding uncharacterized protein LOC132606762 isoform X4 — encoded protein: MGPGRRTHTFRPSNSAPSSPYQGKNARVFRNLPRDQLGGVIFGCRNTTIRECLETQLFGLPSQHISYVKNVNPGLPLFLFNYSDRKLHGIFEAASSGQMQIDPYAWTSDNPGRTGYPAQVQIRVRLYCQPLLEDQFKPIILDNYYSLHHFLFELDHAQSSKLISKLSSLAFAPSSISHNPAYRRSIVQRLPANDEVADNGSFEPQDWEYKPSSSIDVNRKLGAGDISRWSDDRELQPEAPLHSQAASDAKDFIYMKLKELALARARSGSPTNGHAEESTNAALSNDNDVSIGQTAFLEPQPPEEEKNKEGSCDLSGYPSFITQLVMKELKDFREEQTQKMSGLEQKLGKISSLEQELADAKEEIELLKRRCLMLESTSSSRTHDSEDVVESDDIVNDESIILAGGYDGDSWLSALDLYSPLNDVLKSLQPMNSVRSYFAIANLSGELYVFGGGSGSLWYNTVESYNPANNKWTVHPCLNGKKGNLSGALLKDKIFAIGGGTDIECFSEVEMYDPQVGRWISTQSMSQKRFALAAAELDGALYAVGGYDGSNYLATAERFDPREHAWAKIESMSTKRGSHALVPLRGKLYALGGYDGSQHVPSIEIYDPRLGTWIIGEPMNYPRGYSAAAVLKESIYVIGGVQSDEMLDMIERYKEGEGWQTTNSRAVGKRYELTGRRLRSLGSARTSLLVSPISFGV